The nucleotide sequence GGGGATCTTCCCTGGCAAATGAGTTCGTTGCCTTATTGTGTAGACGGTATGGGATATGGTAACCTTTACAAATATGCACTCAGGGTACAAGTATTTTCACCTTGACGGTTATGGTTAAGTTTTTTATACTTCCTGTGAAGAGACAAGAGGAAACATTGGGTGCCAATGCGTTCCAAGGCTCTTGAAAAGTACAATAGCCGTGTTGTTCTGATCGACTCATATGATATAGAGTAGCAGGTTGAAAGCATGGCGATAAAGTTTATTTTACTTATCAGGCTATTCTTGAGGTTGATTTGTTATGGATAATGAAAAAGCAAGGCATGAGCGTATCAGTGAATTGAAAAATAAAATTTACTATGCAGAGAGCGCACGAGATATCTATAAGGAAAAACACCCTATTCTTTACAATACAAACGCCTTTTATGTTGATGCGTTAAAGCTAGAGTTGCGCGGTTTAGAGTGCTCTAAGCGGGTGTGACCCCACATTTCTCGTAATATAAAGAGAAAACCCTGTTTGGTCCTTCCTCCTTTTTTCGTAGACACATTCAGTGTACCCTGCCGGGTGCGTGCTCTGCACGTGACCCGGTTTTTCTTTGCCCTGCCGTCTGGATGCCTTTTTTTGATGTTGGAAAGTAGCTTTTCTATGACGAGGAGAGGTCGTTTTCTATTTATTTCAAATTGTTGCGACGTTGTGTAGAGCCCATATATCGATATGTAAAAATTTGTACTTCTGGTGGGGGATGTTATACTTTAACCGCCTTGAGAGTGTGAGGCGTGCTGTTGAAGTATTTGGCTGAAAGGAAAAACCCAGCACGAAGCCCGGCAAATAAAAAAGGAGTTAGCAAAAGCTTGCTAACTCCTTGATATGAATGGCGTCCCCAACCGGATTTGAACCGGTGTTGCCGGCGTGAAAGGCCGGTGTCCTGGACCAGACTAGACGATGGGGACATATATGTTGGTGGGTCGTGCGCGGCTCGAACGCGCGACTCTCTGCTTAAAAGGCAGATACTCTACCAGCTGAGTTAACGACCCTTATTGCTGAGAGCGAGGCATTTATACCATCTTTTTCTGGTCTGTGTCAACTGAAAAAAGCATTCTCTGTTTGTTTTTTTTAGTTGAGCTCCTTTCTTGCCCTATAGTGCTTGTTGCTTCGTGCTATCTTTGTTATAAGAATTTGGTGTAGTTTGCATCCTTTTGGGCCTGTCTTGATTCTGTACATTTTTTGAATGAAAAAAGAGGGGCAGGAGGACGTCGCATCAGAGACAGCAGATAGCCCGTGCAGGGCTTTTTTCTTTTACCAGGATGATCTATGGGATTATTATCAGGGACGGCCTCCTTCACCCGTTTTATGGTGGAAGGTGAGGTGCCGGAGGATTTTTGGGATTTTGTTGCCCGGCGGGTGGCAGAGCACTCTTTTCAGGATATCGACGATACCATTGATGAGTACTCCATTGGTTGGGTCTCGGTCGCAGACATGTTTGATAGTGATTTTGCTTTCAGTTCCTATGCTGCCGGAGATTATGTGATTCTGTCCATGCGTATTGATGAGCGTAAGGTCTCGTCAGCAGTGCTGAAGAAATTTACTGCCAAGGAAGAGGCACGTATTCGCCAAGAACAAGAGGTGCAGCGTTTGAGCCGTAATGTTCGCCTGGAGATCAAGGAGCGGATTCGGGCGGAGTTGGTGCGCAAGTCCCCCCCCATCCCAGCGGTTTATGACCTCTGCTGGAACCTCTCCAGCAATACCCTGCTTTTTTTCTCCAACAGCCGTAAGGCCATTGCCCTGCTGGAAGACCTGTTTAAGGAGACCTTTGAACTCTCCTTGATCATGCAGATCCCGTGGAATACTGCGCTGCAGCTGACAGATCAGGCTACTGCGGAAAAACTTGGCGACCTGCAACCCGCATTACTCATTTAACTGAGAGGAAAACAGGAAACGAGAGGATCGGGTGTTTTGTGTAACTCAATCTCGTTCACCTTTGAGGACTTTATGGATTTAGTCGATCTTATAGAAGAAAAACGTTTTCTTGGTCAGGAATTTCTTGCCTGGCTCTGGTTCAAGAGCGAAGAACGGGGCGGAAGTATTGAGCTTCCTGAACGGGGTGATATCCTGGTTGCCTTTGAAAAGCATATGTTGCTGGAGTACGGTGAGGGGCCAGAGAGTGAAAAATTGATCTGCCGAGGGCTGCAAACTGAATTGCGAGAAGCCCGGACCGGATTGACCTTGGGGAAAAAACCAGAACAGGCCAGGGTCAAGGTCGGCAGCGGTGATTATGAGTTCAGTATCACCCTGACGGCGGCCACTATGGAGTTTCGTAGTGTCCGCTTGCCCAAGACTGCCGGGGCCGGTGATGGTGATGGCGATGACCCGGAGAGTTTTGAGGGGCAGGTGCTGGAGCGAATTTCTTTGTTTGAGGAGGGAATTGAGCTGGTCAACGAACTGTTTCGCCTTTTTATCAGTATCAGGACATCAGGTGACTGGTCCGATGAACTGGTGAAGCTTCGTGCGTGGATCTACACCAGTGCGGATCAGCTTGCCCGGTAAAGGGCGATGGGTTGGGTGGAGTTTTTTTTGTAGATACCGAAAAAAATAGAAATAGAAGAAAAGCAGATGGAATTTGAAACCGTGATCGGGCTGGAAGTGCATGCCCAGATGAAGACAAAGAGTAAGATATTCTGCGGCTGTTCCACCGAGTTTGGTGCACCGCCCAACACTCATACCTGTCCGATCTGTTTGGGCATGCCAGGTTCGCTGCCCGTGTTGAATAAGCAGGTGGTGGAAAACGGTATTAAGCTGGCCTTGGTCACGGATTCTGCAATTAATCGGGAAAATCGTTTTGCCCGCAAGAATTATTTCTACCCTGATTTACCCAAGGGGTACCAGATTTCGCAATTTGAGCTGCCCATTGCCGAGCACGGTCAGTTGGAGATTGAGGTTAGCGGCCAGAAAAAGGTCATTGGTATTACCCGGGCCCATATGGAAGAGGATGCCGGTAAGCTGGTCCATGATGATCTGGAGCCGAACAGCTATGTGGATCTGAACCGGACCGGTACCCCGTTGCTGGAGATCGTTAGTGAGCCGGACCTGCGCTCGCCTGAAGAGGCCGTGGCCTATCTGAAAAAATTGCACGGCATTGTTCGTTATCTGGATATCTGCGACGGCAATATGCAGGAGGGGAGTTTCCGCTGTGATGCCAATATTTCGCTGCGTCCTAAGGGGCAGGAGGAATTTGGCACGCGTACGGAGCTCAAGAATATGAACTCATTCCGCAATGTGCAACTGGCCCTGGAGTATGAGGAGCGCAGGCAGCGGGATGTCCTACTGGATGGAGGTAAGGTTATTCAATCCACCCTGCTCTGGAACCCGGACACCGGTCGAACCGAGTCCATGCGCGGCAAGGAGGAGGCCCATGATTATCGCTATTTTCCAGATCCAGACCTGGTGCCGGTCCTTATTGACGAGGAATGGATTGAGCGGGTACGGGGTGAATTACCCGAGTTGGCCGGAGAACGACAGCAGCGCTTTATGGATGATCTGAGCTTGCCGGAAGACGTGGCGGCTATCCTGACCTCATCCCGAGATCTGGCTGATTTTTTTGAACAGGTCTGTGTAGAATACGATAATCCGAAAAAGGCGAGCAATTTTATTACCACGGAGCTGCTCAGAGAATATAGTCCTGAACAGATTAACGAATGCCCAGTGTCGGCACCGAACATGGCTGCTCTGCTCCAGATGGTGGAGAAAAATATTATCTCCGGTAAGATAGCCAAGACCGTGTTTGCCGATATGCTGGAATCTGGTGATGATCCGGA is from Candidatus Electrothrix sp. GW3-4 and encodes:
- the rdgC gene encoding recombination-associated protein RdgC, whose product is MGLLSGTASFTRFMVEGEVPEDFWDFVARRVAEHSFQDIDDTIDEYSIGWVSVADMFDSDFAFSSYAAGDYVILSMRIDERKVSSAVLKKFTAKEEARIRQEQEVQRLSRNVRLEIKERIRAELVRKSPPIPAVYDLCWNLSSNTLLFFSNSRKAIALLEDLFKETFELSLIMQIPWNTALQLTDQATAEKLGDLQPALLI
- the gatB gene encoding Asp-tRNA(Asn)/Glu-tRNA(Gln) amidotransferase subunit GatB encodes the protein MEEKQMEFETVIGLEVHAQMKTKSKIFCGCSTEFGAPPNTHTCPICLGMPGSLPVLNKQVVENGIKLALVTDSAINRENRFARKNYFYPDLPKGYQISQFELPIAEHGQLEIEVSGQKKVIGITRAHMEEDAGKLVHDDLEPNSYVDLNRTGTPLLEIVSEPDLRSPEEAVAYLKKLHGIVRYLDICDGNMQEGSFRCDANISLRPKGQEEFGTRTELKNMNSFRNVQLALEYEERRQRDVLLDGGKVIQSTLLWNPDTGRTESMRGKEEAHDYRYFPDPDLVPVLIDEEWIERVRGELPELAGERQQRFMDDLSLPEDVAAILTSSRDLADFFEQVCVEYDNPKKASNFITTELLREYSPEQINECPVSAPNMAALLQMVEKNIISGKIAKTVFADMLESGDDPEKIVKEKGLVQMSDEGELVAIVREIIEANPEQVQQFREGKTKVMGFFVGQLMQKTKGKANPQLANKLFAEELK